Proteins encoded in a region of the Deltaproteobacteria bacterium genome:
- a CDS encoding septum formation initiator family protein: EHGIAHLLRLRAERRALGQATFALMEHNVRLRDEIHRLRTDDLYLEGLARRQLGLVRPNEFVYRFRRD; encoded by the coding sequence GAGCACGGCATCGCGCACCTCTTGCGCCTGCGCGCCGAGCGACGGGCGCTCGGGCAGGCGACCTTCGCGCTCATGGAGCACAACGTGCGTCTGCGGGACGAGATCCACCGCCTGCGCACCGACGACCTCTACCTGGAGGGCCTCGCCCGCCGCCAGCTCGGCCTGGTGCGACCGAACGAGTTCGTCTACCGCTTCCGCCGCGACTGA
- the gcvH gene encoding glycine cleavage system protein GcvH has translation MADVLKFTEDHLWLRVEGNRAQLGISEYGQAELGEIIAVELPDVGDEVEKGEPFGELESVRTVSELLSPLTGTVTAINTELEDHPAIVNEDPYHEGWLVEIKIQDEAELEDLMDADEYEEFATGEEEG, from the coding sequence ATGGCCGACGTTCTCAAGTTCACCGAGGATCACCTCTGGCTGCGCGTCGAGGGCAACCGCGCGCAGCTCGGCATCTCCGAATACGGCCAGGCCGAGCTCGGCGAGATCATCGCCGTCGAGCTCCCCGACGTGGGTGACGAGGTGGAGAAGGGCGAGCCGTTCGGCGAGCTCGAGTCCGTACGCACGGTATCGGAGCTGCTCTCGCCGCTGACCGGGACGGTGACCGCCATCAATACCGAACTCGAGGACCACCCCGCGATCGTCAACGAGGACCCCTACCACGAGGGCTGGCTGGTCGAGATCAAGATCCAGGACGAGGCGGAGCTCGAGGACCTGATGGACGCGGACGAGTACGAGGAGTTCGCGACGGGCGAGGAAGAGGGCTGA
- a CDS encoding vitamin B12-dependent ribonucleotide reductase, whose product MATEPVVREGGAQAPPADGAARRGLAVARRFVPAGTDPYETVEWEIRSAVISGEGGETVFEQRDVEVPKPWSQLATNVVVSKYFRGPLGTPQRERSVRQLVGRVVGTIGEWGEAQGYFATPGDRAAFADELTHLLLHQKASFNSPVWFNMGVEPKPQCSACFILSVDDTMDSILDWYRKEGIIFKGGSGSGVNLSRLRSAKERLGGGGTASGPVSFMRAADASAGVIKSGGKTRRAAKMVVLNADHPDIVDFIRCKAEEERKAWALIAAGYDASLDGSAYGSIFFQNANNSVRVTDDFMHAALEGRPWSTRYVTNGAVAETRPARDLLGLIAEATWQCGDPGMQFDTTINDWHTCPNTGRINASNPCSEYMHLDDSACNLASLNLMQFVEPDGSFDVAAFRHAVDIIIAAQDIVIDRSSYPTPEIAGTAHAYRELGLGYANLGALLMSLGLPYDSDAGREYAAAVTALMCGEAYRHSAALAAVLGPYTGYARNREPQLGVIEKHRAHAYKLDPALVPLDLLAAAREAWDGAREAARAHGVRNSQVTVLAPTGTIAFMMDCDTTGVEPDIALVKYKKLVGGGVLKIINNTVPRALRRVGYDAREIQEIVEYVDEQETIEGAPSLKPEHLPVFDCAFRPARGARSIHPLGHLRMMGAVQPFISGAISKTINVPENATVEDIEEAYVQAWKLRLKAVAIYRDGCKKTQPLNTAKPVRAEAAAVPAVGKPEPVRRRLPNDRQALCHKFDVAGHEGYLHVGFFEDGGPGEIFIKMAKEGSTISGLMDTIGVLTSMALQYGVPLEVLVSKFSHVRFEPSGFTKNPDIPMAKSLIDYIFRFLGARFLSGEQRAAVGLVEREAPPAPGPVTAVAGPSPQARAQAGPHPIGFTSGTVLDTAGRHAITFSPQADAPSCPDCGALMVRNGTCYKCFNCGATSGCS is encoded by the coding sequence ATGGCGACGGAGCCGGTGGTACGGGAGGGGGGAGCTCAGGCGCCCCCTGCGGACGGCGCGGCGCGGCGCGGCCTCGCCGTCGCGCGGCGCTTCGTCCCGGCGGGGACCGACCCCTACGAGACGGTCGAGTGGGAGATCCGCTCGGCGGTCATCTCCGGCGAGGGCGGCGAGACCGTCTTCGAGCAACGCGACGTCGAGGTGCCGAAGCCGTGGTCGCAGCTCGCCACCAACGTCGTGGTGTCGAAGTACTTCCGCGGCCCGCTCGGCACGCCGCAGCGCGAGCGCAGCGTGCGGCAGCTCGTCGGCCGCGTGGTCGGCACGATCGGCGAGTGGGGCGAGGCGCAGGGCTACTTCGCCACGCCGGGCGATCGGGCGGCGTTCGCCGACGAGCTGACCCATCTCCTCCTCCACCAGAAGGCCTCCTTCAACAGCCCGGTGTGGTTCAACATGGGCGTCGAGCCGAAGCCGCAGTGCTCGGCCTGCTTCATCCTCTCCGTCGACGACACCATGGACTCGATCCTGGACTGGTATCGCAAGGAGGGGATCATTTTCAAAGGGGGCTCCGGCTCGGGCGTGAACCTCTCGCGGCTGCGCTCCGCGAAGGAGCGGCTGGGCGGGGGGGGCACGGCCTCGGGGCCGGTGTCCTTCATGCGCGCGGCCGACGCCTCGGCCGGGGTGATCAAGTCGGGCGGCAAGACCCGGCGCGCGGCCAAGATGGTCGTGCTCAACGCCGACCACCCCGACATCGTCGACTTCATCCGCTGCAAGGCGGAGGAGGAGCGCAAGGCGTGGGCGCTCATCGCCGCCGGCTACGACGCCTCGCTCGACGGGTCCGCCTACGGCTCGATCTTCTTCCAGAACGCCAACAACTCGGTGCGCGTGACCGACGACTTCATGCACGCGGCGCTCGAGGGCCGGCCATGGAGCACGCGCTACGTCACCAACGGGGCGGTCGCCGAGACGCGCCCGGCGCGTGACCTCCTCGGCCTGATCGCCGAGGCCACCTGGCAGTGCGGCGACCCGGGCATGCAGTTCGATACCACCATCAACGACTGGCACACCTGCCCGAACACGGGGCGCATCAACGCGTCCAATCCGTGCAGTGAATACATGCACCTCGACGACAGCGCCTGCAACCTCGCCAGCCTGAACCTGATGCAGTTCGTCGAGCCGGACGGGAGTTTCGACGTCGCCGCCTTCCGGCACGCGGTCGACATCATCATCGCCGCGCAGGACATCGTGATCGACCGCTCGAGCTACCCCACGCCCGAGATCGCGGGCACCGCGCACGCCTACCGCGAGCTCGGCCTCGGCTACGCGAACCTGGGCGCGCTCTTGATGTCGCTCGGCCTGCCCTACGACTCGGACGCGGGGCGCGAGTACGCCGCGGCCGTAACCGCGCTCATGTGCGGCGAGGCGTACCGGCACTCGGCCGCCCTCGCCGCCGTGCTCGGGCCCTACACGGGCTACGCCAGGAACCGCGAGCCGCAGCTCGGGGTGATCGAGAAGCACCGCGCCCACGCCTACAAGCTCGACCCGGCGCTCGTGCCGCTCGACCTCCTCGCCGCGGCGCGGGAGGCGTGGGACGGCGCACGCGAGGCTGCGCGCGCCCACGGGGTGCGGAACTCGCAGGTGACCGTGCTGGCACCCACCGGCACGATCGCCTTCATGATGGACTGCGACACCACGGGCGTCGAGCCCGACATCGCGCTCGTCAAGTACAAGAAGCTGGTCGGCGGCGGGGTCCTGAAGATCATCAACAACACGGTGCCCCGGGCGCTCCGGCGCGTGGGCTACGACGCGCGCGAGATCCAGGAGATCGTCGAGTACGTCGACGAGCAGGAGACCATCGAGGGCGCGCCCTCGCTCAAGCCCGAGCACCTGCCGGTCTTCGACTGCGCCTTCAGGCCCGCACGGGGCGCGCGCTCGATCCATCCCCTCGGGCACCTCCGCATGATGGGGGCGGTGCAGCCGTTCATCTCGGGCGCCATCTCGAAGACGATCAACGTGCCCGAGAACGCCACCGTCGAGGACATCGAGGAGGCATACGTCCAGGCCTGGAAGCTCCGGCTCAAGGCGGTGGCGATCTACCGCGACGGCTGCAAGAAGACGCAGCCGCTCAACACGGCGAAGCCGGTGAGGGCGGAAGCCGCGGCCGTCCCGGCGGTGGGGAAGCCGGAGCCGGTCCGGCGGCGGCTTCCGAACGACCGCCAGGCGCTCTGCCACAAGTTCGACGTCGCCGGGCACGAGGGCTACCTCCACGTCGGCTTCTTCGAGGACGGGGGGCCGGGAGAGATCTTCATCAAGATGGCGAAGGAGGGGAGCACGATCTCCGGCCTGATGGACACGATCGGCGTGCTCACCTCCATGGCGCTCCAGTACGGGGTGCCGCTCGAGGTGCTGGTCTCGAAGTTCAGCCACGTGCGCTTCGAGCCGTCGGGTTTCACCAAGAACCCCGACATCCCGATGGCGAAGTCCCTGATCGACTACATCTTCCGCTTCCTGGGCGCGCGCTTCCTCTCCGGGGAGCAACGCGCCGCGGTGGGCCTGGTGGAGCGCGAGGCGCCCCCCGCGCCCGGCCCGGTCACCGCCGTGGCGGGTCCCTCGCCCCAGGCGCGCGCCCAGGCGGGACCGCACCCGATCGGCTTCACGAGCGGGACGGTGCTCGACACGGCCGGCCGGCACGCGATCACCTTCAGCCCGCAGGCGGACGCGCCGAGCTGCCCCGACTGCGGTGCGCTCATGGTGCGCAACGGCACCTGCTACAAATGCTTCAACTGCGGAGCGACCAGCGGCTGCTCCTGA
- a CDS encoding DUF721 domain-containing protein gives MLNPPLVLPRILRCGCSYTTTSCAVKDFFQVPARRPPADRPVRLGDVLRAALERLPDAERLADHALWAHWDAVVGPTIALHARPERMRRGVLFVAVDSPEWMQELQFLKHELRERLNLRLGRPAVRALFLVLAGGA, from the coding sequence ATGCTCAACCCCCCCCTGGTACTGCCCCGTATATTGCGGTGCGGGTGCTCATATACCACCACATCTTGTGCTGTCAAGGATTTTTTTCAAGTGCCCGCGCGGCGGCCGCCTGCTGATCGCCCGGTCCGCCTCGGCGACGTGCTGCGCGCGGCGCTCGAGCGTCTTCCCGACGCCGAGCGGCTCGCCGATCACGCCCTGTGGGCGCACTGGGACGCGGTCGTCGGGCCCACCATCGCACTCCACGCGCGCCCCGAACGCATGCGGCGCGGCGTGCTCTTCGTGGCGGTCGACAGCCCGGAGTGGATGCAGGAGCTCCAGTTCCTCAAGCACGAGCTACGCGAGCGGCTGAACCTGCGGCTCGGACGCCCCGCCGTGCGCGCGCTCTTCCTCGTGCTCGCGGGCGGGGCCTAG
- the thiI gene encoding tRNA 4-thiouridine(8) synthase ThiI yields the protein MGAAAHTTVTIVLRYHEIALKGRNRPFFVRRLVENVERATAGLPVGPVRRASARLLLPLADRAAWPAVRDRLARVFGIVNFALAHELAIDTRAGDAPAQVARLGEAIVARLRGVAVSSFRVRTKRSDKRFALTSPEVNAVLGRMIQAATGAAVDLDAAALTVAVDILPGRAFFAVEKVPGAGGLPVGTSGRVLALLSGGIDSPVAAWRMMRRGCRVDLVHFHSVPFLDRTSQEKAHELARLLAGWGLEADLFLVPFGEVQRRIVAAVARPLRVVLYRRMMLRIAEALARAAGAEALVTGDSLGQVASQTLANLAVIGEAARLPVLRPLLGMDKSEIVAEAARIGTFETSIIPDQDCCTLFTPRHPATRAAPGEVLALEARFDALALVAQAVAATERVRLGPAREHEEERAHGGASEPQVQPLA from the coding sequence ATGGGCGCGGCCGCCCACACGACCGTCACGATCGTCCTCCGCTATCACGAGATCGCGCTCAAGGGGCGCAACCGGCCCTTCTTCGTGCGCCGCCTGGTGGAGAACGTGGAGCGCGCCACCGCGGGGCTCCCGGTCGGGCCCGTGCGCCGCGCCTCGGCGCGGCTTCTCCTGCCGCTCGCCGACCGGGCGGCCTGGCCCGCGGTGCGCGACCGCCTCGCACGCGTGTTCGGGATCGTCAACTTCGCGCTCGCGCACGAGCTCGCGATCGACACCCGCGCGGGCGACGCGCCGGCCCAGGTCGCGCGCCTCGGCGAGGCGATCGTCGCGCGGCTGCGGGGCGTGGCGGTGTCGAGCTTCCGGGTCCGCACCAAGCGCAGCGACAAGCGCTTCGCGCTGACCTCGCCCGAGGTGAACGCCGTGCTCGGGCGCATGATCCAGGCAGCCACCGGGGCGGCGGTCGACCTGGACGCCGCCGCGCTCACGGTCGCGGTCGACATCCTGCCCGGACGCGCCTTCTTCGCGGTCGAGAAGGTGCCGGGCGCGGGCGGGCTGCCGGTCGGGACGAGCGGACGGGTGCTGGCGCTCCTCTCGGGCGGCATCGACTCGCCGGTGGCGGCCTGGCGCATGATGCGGCGCGGGTGCCGCGTCGACCTGGTCCACTTCCACAGCGTGCCGTTCCTCGACCGCACCAGCCAGGAGAAGGCGCACGAGCTCGCGCGGCTGCTCGCCGGCTGGGGGCTCGAGGCGGACCTCTTCCTGGTGCCCTTCGGCGAGGTGCAGCGCCGGATCGTGGCCGCCGTGGCGCGCCCGCTCCGCGTCGTGCTCTACCGGCGCATGATGCTCCGCATCGCGGAGGCGCTGGCGCGCGCGGCGGGTGCCGAGGCGCTGGTGACCGGCGACAGCCTGGGGCAGGTGGCCTCGCAGACGCTCGCCAACCTGGCCGTGATCGGCGAGGCGGCGCGGCTGCCCGTGCTCCGCCCGCTGCTCGGCATGGACAAGAGCGAGATCGTCGCCGAGGCGGCGCGCATCGGGACCTTCGAGACCTCGATCATCCCCGACCAGGACTGCTGCACCCTCTTCACGCCGCGCCATCCGGCCACGCGCGCCGCGCCGGGCGAGGTGCTCGCGCTCGAGGCGCGCTTCGATGCTCTCGCCCTGGTCGCGCAGGCGGTCGCCGCGACGGAGCGGGTGCGTCTAGGCCCCGCCCGCGAGCACGAGGAAGAGCGCGCGCACGGCGGGGCGTCCGAGCCGCAGGTTCAGCCGCTCGCGTAG
- a CDS encoding CoA pyrophosphatase, whose amino-acid sequence MTEALVTALAAALAGRDRIVLAPPGKTVAAVLVPLLGVEGEPSLLFTRRSTLLPHHQGQIAFPGGRHQPDEDADLAATALREAQEEIGLDPAHVRLLGPLDDLETEATRFVITPFVGVVPHPYDFRPCPDEVDAIFTVPVRRLRAPDALRRELWDFGGRKVPIDTYPVDGHVIWGATQRITQNLLAVLGDVA is encoded by the coding sequence GTGACCGAGGCGCTCGTGACCGCCCTCGCCGCCGCGCTCGCTGGACGGGACCGCATCGTCCTCGCGCCCCCCGGAAAGACGGTCGCCGCCGTGCTCGTGCCGCTCCTGGGCGTCGAAGGCGAGCCGAGCCTGCTCTTCACGCGGCGCTCGACCCTCCTGCCGCACCATCAGGGCCAGATCGCGTTCCCCGGCGGCCGCCATCAGCCGGACGAGGACGCGGATCTGGCGGCGACCGCGCTGCGCGAGGCGCAGGAGGAGATCGGCCTCGATCCCGCCCACGTGCGTCTGCTCGGCCCGCTCGACGACCTCGAGACGGAGGCGACCCGCTTCGTCATCACCCCCTTCGTGGGCGTCGTGCCCCACCCCTACGACTTCCGGCCCTGCCCGGACGAGGTGGACGCCATCTTCACCGTCCCCGTGCGCCGCCTGCGCGCGCCCGACGCGCTCCGCCGGGAGTTGTGGGACTTCGGCGGCCGCAAGGTGCCGATCGACACGTATCCGGTGGACGGGCACGTCATCTGGGGCGCGACCCAGCGAATCACGCAGAACCTGCTCGCCGTGCTGGGCGACGTCGCATAG
- a CDS encoding M23 family metallopeptidase has protein sequence MRRFAVVLVLAALVALLVTRAEPLAPSVTLETPVDFVGRATPLRIVARDRGSGLAHVEVRLVPEGGQPVVVASEDYPRRSWLGSGVHETVLAPTLDAGAAHAREGRAQLEIWASDHSWLAAFRREPRLRRAVTVDVTPPLLEVMPGEHVARVGGSECAVYRVGPDAVRSGVQVGDEFFPGVAGYFADSGLRVAVFALPQHEPDARPAVLAADAAGNARTVNMGVRVTPRRFAEKTMPVSDDFLSRKVPELLAANNLDQSGDLVEGYLRINRELRAATEVRVRQACRDSAPTPLWQDAFLRLPNSAPLSGFADRRSYVHDGKTIDQQTHLGFDLASLRGSPVPAANAGRVVFAGPLGIYGNAVIIDHGLGVFSLYGHLSEIGVTAGAQVGRGDTIGKTGDTGLAAGDHLHFSMMIHGVHVDPVEWWDAHWMQDHVEMRLAEYPRAASGGP, from the coding sequence ATGCGCCGCTTCGCCGTCGTCCTCGTGCTCGCCGCGCTGGTCGCGCTCCTGGTGACGCGCGCGGAGCCCCTGGCGCCGTCGGTCACGCTCGAGACGCCGGTCGACTTCGTCGGCCGGGCCACGCCGCTCAGGATCGTGGCGCGCGACCGCGGCTCCGGCCTGGCCCACGTCGAGGTCCGCCTCGTGCCGGAGGGCGGACAGCCGGTCGTCGTCGCGAGCGAGGACTATCCGCGCCGCTCCTGGCTGGGGAGCGGCGTGCACGAGACGGTGCTCGCGCCGACGCTCGATGCCGGGGCGGCGCACGCGCGCGAGGGCCGCGCCCAGCTCGAGATCTGGGCCAGCGACCACTCCTGGCTGGCGGCCTTCCGTCGCGAGCCCCGCTTGAGGCGCGCGGTCACCGTCGACGTGACGCCGCCGCTCCTCGAAGTGATGCCGGGCGAGCACGTGGCACGCGTGGGCGGCTCCGAGTGCGCCGTCTACCGCGTCGGCCCCGACGCGGTCCGCAGCGGCGTGCAGGTGGGCGACGAGTTCTTCCCGGGCGTGGCCGGCTACTTCGCCGACTCGGGGCTCCGTGTGGCCGTCTTCGCGCTGCCGCAGCACGAGCCCGACGCGCGCCCCGCGGTGCTGGCCGCCGACGCGGCGGGGAACGCGCGCACGGTCAACATGGGCGTCAGGGTGACCCCGCGCCGCTTCGCCGAGAAGACGATGCCGGTCAGCGACGACTTCCTCTCGCGCAAGGTCCCCGAGCTGCTCGCCGCCAACAACCTCGATCAGTCGGGCGACCTGGTGGAGGGGTATCTCCGCATCAACCGCGAGCTGCGCGCCGCGACCGAGGTCCGCGTGCGCCAGGCGTGCCGGGACAGCGCTCCGACGCCGCTCTGGCAGGACGCATTCCTCCGCCTTCCCAACTCCGCCCCGCTCTCCGGCTTCGCCGACCGCCGCAGCTACGTGCACGACGGTAAGACGATCGACCAGCAGACCCACCTGGGCTTCGACCTGGCCTCGCTGCGGGGCAGCCCGGTGCCGGCGGCGAACGCGGGCCGCGTCGTCTTCGCCGGCCCGCTCGGCATCTACGGCAACGCGGTCATCATCGACCACGGCCTCGGCGTCTTCTCGCTCTACGGGCACCTGAGCGAGATCGGGGTCACGGCGGGCGCCCAGGTCGGGCGCGGCGACACGATCGGCAAGACGGGGGACACGGGGCTCGCCGCCGGCGACCACCTGCACTTCAGCATGATGATCCACGGTGTGCACGTGGACCCGGTCGAGTGGTGGGACGCGCACTGGATGCAGGACCACGTCGAGATGCGCCTCGCCGAGTATCCGCGCGCGGCGAGCGGCGGCCCGTGA
- a CDS encoding MBL fold metallo-hydrolase: MRWQDKVGQVVRVTVLGSGDAFGSGGRLHSAYLVEAPGRTFLLDCGPTVLQSLKRSGRDPGAVDFVLLSHLHGDHFGGVPFLFMEYRYEEPRSRPLAVYGPPGTERRVRGLFAALYERIASEPLPFAVRYEELGAGTAHTVDGVRVLPFVVRHVKELLAFGYRIEVDGRTIVYSGDSAWTEEFVAQSRGADLFLCECSTYETRLDIHISYPEIAARARDLGCRRLVLSHLGSEPLAHLGELTLECARDGMTLDL, from the coding sequence GTGCGTTGGCAGGACAAGGTCGGGCAAGTGGTTCGCGTGACCGTACTCGGGTCCGGTGACGCCTTCGGGTCGGGCGGCAGACTGCACAGCGCCTATCTGGTGGAGGCGCCGGGCCGCACCTTCCTCCTCGACTGCGGGCCGACCGTCCTGCAGTCGCTCAAGCGCAGCGGCCGCGACCCGGGCGCCGTGGACTTCGTCCTCCTCTCGCACCTGCACGGCGATCACTTCGGGGGCGTGCCCTTCCTGTTCATGGAGTACCGCTACGAGGAGCCGCGCTCGCGTCCGCTCGCCGTGTACGGGCCGCCGGGGACGGAGCGGCGCGTGCGCGGCCTGTTCGCCGCCCTCTACGAGCGCATCGCCTCGGAGCCGCTCCCGTTCGCCGTGCGCTACGAGGAGCTCGGGGCGGGCACGGCCCATACGGTGGACGGGGTGCGCGTACTGCCCTTCGTCGTGCGGCACGTGAAGGAGCTGCTCGCCTTCGGCTACCGCATCGAGGTCGACGGGCGCACCATCGTCTACTCGGGCGACTCGGCGTGGACCGAGGAGTTCGTGGCGCAGTCGCGCGGCGCGGACCTCTTCCTGTGCGAGTGCTCGACCTACGAGACGCGCCTCGACATCCACATCTCCTACCCGGAGATCGCCGCCCGCGCGCGCGACCTGGGCTGCCGGCGGCTCGTCCTCTCGCACCTGGGCAGCGAGCCGCTCGCGCACCTGGGCGAGCTCACCCTGGAGTGCGCGCGCGACGGGATGACGCTCGATCTCTGA